The Euzebya rosea genomic sequence CCAGCGCCCGTCCACGCCGCTTGGCACGGGTCCGCCGCCGCGCGTGCCGCCCATTTGCCGTCATCGGCTGCCTCACCCGTGTGTCGTCATCAGCCGTGCGGTCGTCACGCGCTGCCTGTCGGTCCAGGCCGTTGAGCACGATCGCCGTGTCAGGGGCGTCGAGCTCGCCGTACAGCCTGGAGCGGCCGTCCAGGCCCATCTGGACCCAGAGGAACGTCGACGCGGCGTCGGCATCCTCCGCTCGTTCCTTGGCCGTCGCGCCGTGCAGCTCGTCCACGGCCTCGGCGACCGCCCATGCGAAGCGCTCGGGGTCCATGACCCCGACGAGCTCCTCGGATGCGCCGATGCGCTGGTCGACCGCCACACGGAGGTCACGGCCGAACCGGCGCAAGCGAGCGACCACGTCCCGCACCATCGACCAGGACAACCGACCCTGCTGCCAGAGCGCGGTCGTGGCCGGCATCGAGGCCAGCACGTCCCCGGCGTCCAGCAGCATCGCCTGTTCGGCGCCGGTGAAGCCGTGCTGGACGGCCAGCTGGACGTCCAGCGGCAGTCCCTCGAGCGCCTCGACCACCCCCGCCCGGTTCACGTCGGCCAGCACGAACACCAGCCGACGAACCGCGTTCTCGCGCACGGCGATGGCCTCGACCATCTCGGCCACGAGCACCGACCCCTCGGCCAGGCTCGGCGGCCCACCCAACTGCATCTGATCCACTCCCGGATCCATTGATCACCCTCCTCTGCAACACCGTCACGATCGACGTGATGTGTTCACCATACGGTCGGGGTGTGACATCCCGGTCGGGGCCGTCGGCTGCGATGTGCAC encodes the following:
- a CDS encoding DUF222 domain-containing protein; the encoded protein is MDQMQLGGPPSLAEGSVLVAEMVEAIAVRENAVRRLVFVLADVNRAGVVEALEGLPLDVQLAVQHGFTGAEQAMLLDAGDVLASMPATTALWQQGRLSWSMVRDVVARLRRFGRDLRVAVDQRIGASEELVGVMDPERFAWAVAEAVDELHGATAKERAEDADAASTFLWVQMGLDGRSRLYGELDAPDTAIVLNGLDRQAARDDRTADDDTRVRQPMTANGRHARRRTRAKRRGRALVGLCADRLAGRTATGRRVDAKPLMVVHVSLDRVSTTAAGRLEVAVDNTLPTLSARAVEALARDADVRAVVMDGARPLTVTRRLHAREVPEDTLLAVRARDLGARDPAGRTSIPLSEVHHLTPGLHHPDRLACVSQRGHLRLIHRHGWSGHVDTTSGWMTWTRGNRSIVTVPWGTQLNRT